One segment of Euwallacea fornicatus isolate EFF26 chromosome 23, ASM4011564v1, whole genome shotgun sequence DNA contains the following:
- the Myd88 gene encoding myeloid differentiation primary response protein MyD88 isoform X1 — protein MDPSQLEIINSISILALRDPTWRIISSLLNPIKLIPTEDRRLRRDWRGLAELCGISGARIPSLSNDVDPTRSVLKIWHEQSKAEATVENLLNHLEEINRFDVKDDINALIAEDIKIYKERRQNGERVVEIATDIDNQILTKDDVNNMNEGLDPQRYDAFVLFDDDDIQFATELIANLEEKGLKLCVKERDLVGGRCEHDAVIRLIAERCGRVIVIVSSAFLQSNANKFFYSLAQSISIEQMYRKIIPCIYKDCGILPPELNCYFKLDFRRSGTMWNFWDKLRDSIIAVDPEKRRAKLSLPENSLFRGTDRANVELTPSNALTRSETSSLQRSCVTSHISQTVKFSSNSMSNLPNAEVPQDNIVPSTSANNLGRYMDNTVRERNMLSMLKRIKNWVPKSKDKTRIAIANNTQINKPPDVDGDQQSQSQYQVEDSIVKANSKSKNKDKEKKKKFSFRKSKKKVALAAA, from the exons ATGGACCCTTCCcaattggaaattattaattcaatTAGCATTTTGGCATTAAGGGACCCCACTTGGAGGATTATTTCCAGCTTGCTGAATCCCATAAAGTTGATTCCAACAGAGGATCGAAGATTGAGGAG aGATTGGCGTGGGTTGGCCGAATTATGTGGTATATCAGGTGCAAGAATTCCCAGTCTTTCCAATGATGTTGATCCTACCAGAAGTGTTCTGAAAATATGGCATGAACAGTCAAAAGCTGAAGCCACTGTAGAAAATCTGTTAAACCATTTGGAGGAAATCAACAGGTTTGATGTAAAAGACGATATAAATGCATTGATAg CTGAAGACATCAAAATCTATAAAGAACGGCGACAAAATGGAGAAAGGGTTGTGGAGATCGCCACCGACATCGACAATCAGATATTAACAAAAGACGATGTTAATAATATGAATGAGGGTTTGGATCCTCAACGGTACGACgcgtttgttttatttgatgaTGACGACATTCAATTTGCTACCGAATTGATCGCAAATTTGGAGGAAAAAGGTCTAAAATTATGCGTTAAAGAGAGAGATTTAGTGGGCGGTAGGTGTGAGCACGATGCCGTCATTAGATTAATTGCTGAAAG atgTGGACGGGTGATTGTCATTGTATCGTCTGCGTTTTTACAGAGCAAcgctaataaatttttttacagtttggCACAATCTATATCAATAG AACAAATGTATCGCAAGATCATTCCCTGCATATATAAAGACTGCGGCATCTTACCGCCGGAGTTAAACTGTTACTTCAAGTTAGATTTTCGAAGGTCAGGAACTATGTGGAATTTCTGGGACAAGTTGAGGGACTCAATTATTGCTGTAGATCCCGAAAAAAGAAGAGCCAAATTGAGTTTACCAGAGAACAG TTTATTTCGAGGGACGGATAGAGCTAATGTAGAGTTGACTCCCTCAAATGCACTAACAAG GTCTGAGACAAGTTCCCTTCAAAGATCGTGTGTAACTTCGCACATATCACAAACCGTAAAGTTCAGCAGCAACAGCATGAGCAATTTGCCTAACGCCGAAGTGCCTCAAGATAACATTGTGCCTTCTACTAGCGCCAACAATTTAGGACGGTACATGGATAATACCGTCAGAGAGAGGAACATGTTATCTATGTTGAAAAGAATCAAAAA TTGGGTTCCCAAGTCAAAAGACAAAACCCGAATAGCTATAGCTAATAATACACAAATAAACAAACCGCCTGACGTGGATGGTGACCAGCAATCCCAATCCCAGTATCAGGTAGAAGACAGTATCGTGAAAGCGAACTCAAAATCCAAGAATAAGgataaagaaaagaagaagaaatttagTTTTAGAAAGAGCAAGAAAAAGGTCGCTTTAGCTGCCGCTTAA
- the Myd88 gene encoding myeloid differentiation primary response protein MyD88 isoform X2 produces MDPSQLEIINSISILALRDPTWRIISSLLNPIKLIPTEDRRLRRDWRGLAELCGISGARIPSLSNDVDPTRSVLKIWHEQSKAEATVENLLNHLEEINRFDVKDDINALIAEDIKIYKERRQNGERVVEIATDIDNQILTKDDVNNMNEGLDPQRYDAFVLFDDDDIQFATELIANLEEKGLKLCVKERDLVGGRCEHDAVIRLIAERCGRVIVIVSSAFLQSNANKFFYSLAQSISIEQMYRKIIPCIYKDCGILPPELNCYFKLDFRRSGTMWNFWDKLRDSIIAVDPEKRRAKLSLPENRSETSSLQRSCVTSHISQTVKFSSNSMSNLPNAEVPQDNIVPSTSANNLGRYMDNTVRERNMLSMLKRIKNWVPKSKDKTRIAIANNTQINKPPDVDGDQQSQSQYQVEDSIVKANSKSKNKDKEKKKKFSFRKSKKKVALAAA; encoded by the exons ATGGACCCTTCCcaattggaaattattaattcaatTAGCATTTTGGCATTAAGGGACCCCACTTGGAGGATTATTTCCAGCTTGCTGAATCCCATAAAGTTGATTCCAACAGAGGATCGAAGATTGAGGAG aGATTGGCGTGGGTTGGCCGAATTATGTGGTATATCAGGTGCAAGAATTCCCAGTCTTTCCAATGATGTTGATCCTACCAGAAGTGTTCTGAAAATATGGCATGAACAGTCAAAAGCTGAAGCCACTGTAGAAAATCTGTTAAACCATTTGGAGGAAATCAACAGGTTTGATGTAAAAGACGATATAAATGCATTGATAg CTGAAGACATCAAAATCTATAAAGAACGGCGACAAAATGGAGAAAGGGTTGTGGAGATCGCCACCGACATCGACAATCAGATATTAACAAAAGACGATGTTAATAATATGAATGAGGGTTTGGATCCTCAACGGTACGACgcgtttgttttatttgatgaTGACGACATTCAATTTGCTACCGAATTGATCGCAAATTTGGAGGAAAAAGGTCTAAAATTATGCGTTAAAGAGAGAGATTTAGTGGGCGGTAGGTGTGAGCACGATGCCGTCATTAGATTAATTGCTGAAAG atgTGGACGGGTGATTGTCATTGTATCGTCTGCGTTTTTACAGAGCAAcgctaataaatttttttacagtttggCACAATCTATATCAATAG AACAAATGTATCGCAAGATCATTCCCTGCATATATAAAGACTGCGGCATCTTACCGCCGGAGTTAAACTGTTACTTCAAGTTAGATTTTCGAAGGTCAGGAACTATGTGGAATTTCTGGGACAAGTTGAGGGACTCAATTATTGCTGTAGATCCCGAAAAAAGAAGAGCCAAATTGAGTTTACCAGAGAACAG GTCTGAGACAAGTTCCCTTCAAAGATCGTGTGTAACTTCGCACATATCACAAACCGTAAAGTTCAGCAGCAACAGCATGAGCAATTTGCCTAACGCCGAAGTGCCTCAAGATAACATTGTGCCTTCTACTAGCGCCAACAATTTAGGACGGTACATGGATAATACCGTCAGAGAGAGGAACATGTTATCTATGTTGAAAAGAATCAAAAA TTGGGTTCCCAAGTCAAAAGACAAAACCCGAATAGCTATAGCTAATAATACACAAATAAACAAACCGCCTGACGTGGATGGTGACCAGCAATCCCAATCCCAGTATCAGGTAGAAGACAGTATCGTGAAAGCGAACTCAAAATCCAAGAATAAGgataaagaaaagaagaagaaatttagTTTTAGAAAGAGCAAGAAAAAGGTCGCTTTAGCTGCCGCTTAA